The following is a genomic window from Roseitalea porphyridii.
AAGCTGGTTGCGTCATGGCGCGGCTTGCCGCGTTCGAGGACCACACAGCGCTGGCCGGCCTGGGCCAGTTCGTAGGCGGCGGCAAGGCCGGTCCAGCCGCTGCCGATGATCACCACGTCGGTCTTTGGCAGTGTGCGCGCGGCCATTCAGCCCTCCCTTCCGTTCGTGCGCAGGAATTGCGCCGGCCCCTGGCCGGGAACGTGCGCGATGCCCTTGGGCGGCATGTCGAAGGGCCGGTTGTGGTCGTCGACGAAGCTCGTGTAGTAGGCGTGCGCCCCCGGGAACCCGACCATTTCCCAGCCGGCATAGTCCTTGTTGCCGCCATAGATCGGGTCGGCGAAATAGCCCCAGTTCGCCAGCTTCAGCAGTTCCTCGTAGAACGCGGACTGGAACACGTCCTCGGACTGCGACAGCGAGCCGACGAAGGCGCGCCGCCCTTCCGCGTCGCGATCGACCAGCTTGAGCCCGCCGTCGGCCTGATCGGTCTCGGCGATGCCCCGGCGGATCAGCGCGGCCGGCACATGTTCGGCCTGATAGCCCTGGGTCGGTTCGCCCTCGCGGAACGGGCCTTCCATGTAGAGCCCAGCGCCCCGGCCGTAGGGGCCGGCCAGTTGCAGGTCGATGAAGTCGACGACGCCGGCCTGGCTGGCCGACGGAAATTCGTCCTCGGGAATGAAGATGTCGGTGACGGCGGCGAGATAGCGCGCCTCGTCGTCGGTCAGGAAGAACCAGGGCCGGCCTTCCAGTTCGGCATAGGCGTTCTGGGCGATGGCGCGGACCGGAAGTGCGGCGCTGACGCCGGCCGCGCCGATATGGGCGAGGATTGCCCGGCGTGAAAACTGCGTGACCATGGATCCCCCGCGACGGTTCGTAGGTAAGTGTGCGACCAACGCGCGTTCGCCGGCCCGGTTCCATGCAAGGGGCTATTCGTCCGTGTCCGGCGCGAGCGCCTTTTCGAGCGCGTCGACCGCCTCGGTCGCCACCGCGACGATCAGATGGTCGCCCTCCGCGAGCCGGGTCTCGTCGTCGACCAGGCTCTCCTCCTCGCCGTGCGCGCGGGCGATCACGCGGCTCGCCGCGGGCAGGTCCAGTTCGCCGACGGTCTGGCCGTCATGGGCGGCGGTGATCGCGTAGCCGACCACGCGTATGCCCTTGTGAAGACGAAGGTCCACCGAGGTGTCGGACTTGTCCTTGAGCGCCTGCACGATCGAGCGGGCCACCGTCGAATGCGGGGTGATGACGTCGTTCAGTTCCAGCTCGTCGCACACCGAAAGGAGTTCGGCCCTGACGATCTGCGGTATCACCCGTTCGAAGCCGATCGACCGGCCGACCAGCGCTGCGAGGATGTTGACGTCGTCCTCGTTGGTCAGCAGCACGAGCGAGTCGGCGTGATCGCCGAACGCGTCGCGCAGCACCGACGGCAGCGTGCCGTCGCCATGGATGAAGCCGCAGTCGAGCTGGTCGGCGAGCTGTTCGAGCTTGGCCTCGTCGGTGTCGACGATGACGACCTCGTGGCCGTCATCGGTCAGTTCCCGCGCCGTCGCGATGCCGAACCGCGAGGCGCCCACGATTACCGTGCGCATGGTCTATGCCCTCCTTTTCCAGGTGGCGGGGAGAATGACGGCGAGCAGGGCGAGAAATTCGAGACGGCCCGCCAGCATCGCCACGATCAGATAGGCCTTCAGGTGGGCCGGCAGGTCCGGCCCGACGACGCCGGTGCTGAGCCCGACGGTCGACAGCGCCGAGACGATGTCGAACACCGACGCAAGCGGGGCCAGCCCCGCGGTCAGGAACAGCAGCCAGCCGATCAGGCCGGTCAGCGTGTAGAGCGCAAGGATCGCCGCGATGGAGATGACCCGGTCGGCGGCGACCGTCTTGCCGTTCGACTCGAGCCGCGTCACCGAGCGGCGCGGCGAACGCAGCCGCAACAGGCTCAGTCCGACCATGCCGCCCAGCGTCATCACGCGGTCGAGCTTGATGCCGCCGGCGGTCGAGCCGATGCCGCCGCCGACGACCATCGCAAACAGGATCAGCGCGACGAGCGCGTCGGCCTGGGCGATCGGGGCGACGGCGAAGCCGGCGGTGGTGAAGCCGCTGAGGAAGTTGAGTGCCGTGTCGAGCACGCCCTCGGTTTCCCAGCCGTTCAGCGCCGCCGCCGCAAGCGCGACAAGGGCCGTGCCGGTGCCGAGCGCGACAAGGACCGCGCCTGCATTGCTGCTTGAGAGCGCGCGCCGCACGCCGGACTGGCGGGCGACGACATAGGCGTAGAGCGAGACCGTCGTGGCGACGCACACGGCCATGACCGCCGACTGCGCCAGCGGCGAATAGCTCGCAAGGCTGTCGGCGCGCGGCGTGAAGCCGCCCGTCGATGCGGCGCTCAGCGCGACGACGACGCCCTCCCACCAGCTTGGCAGCAGCGCGGCGAGAATGGCGATGGCGATCAGCGTGATCACGCAATAGGCCGCCAGCAACTGGCGCGCCTGGGCGCGGGTCGAGGCGACGAGGTCGCGACCGTTGATGCCCACTTCGCCCATTTCGTGCGAGGCGGCGCCGGGACCGA
Proteins encoded in this region:
- a CDS encoding potassium channel family protein; translated protein: MRTVIVGASRFGIATARELTDDGHEVVIVDTDEAKLEQLADQLDCGFIHGDGTLPSVLRDAFGDHADSLVLLTNEDDVNILAALVGRSIGFERVIPQIVRAELLSVCDELELNDVITPHSTVARSIVQALKDKSDTSVDLRLHKGIRVVGYAITAAHDGQTVGELDLPAASRVIARAHGEEESLVDDETRLAEGDHLIVAVATEAVDALEKALAPDTDE
- a CDS encoding TrkH family potassium uptake protein — encoded protein: MTARGQASVAWTARPGVVARTVAAHSLIMLAAVGPPLLVAALEGATDLALALVPAVVLCLAGALVAHYRPRLDNVRQIEAVAAFVALFLIVSVFAAPGFLALGMTPLDALFESVSGVTSTGLTVAEATMDWPIAGHFLRAWLQWTGGFAIAVAGVALILGPGAASHEMGEVGINGRDLVASTRAQARQLLAAYCVITLIAIAILAALLPSWWEGVVVALSAASTGGFTPRADSLASYSPLAQSAVMAVCVATTVSLYAYVVARQSGVRRALSSSNAGAVLVALGTGTALVALAAAALNGWETEGVLDTALNFLSGFTTAGFAVAPIAQADALVALILFAMVVGGGIGSTAGGIKLDRVMTLGGMVGLSLLRLRSPRRSVTRLESNGKTVAADRVISIAAILALYTLTGLIGWLLFLTAGLAPLASVFDIVSALSTVGLSTGVVGPDLPAHLKAYLIVAMLAGRLEFLALLAVILPATWKRRA
- a CDS encoding gluconate 2-dehydrogenase subunit 3 family protein; protein product: MVTQFSRRAILAHIGAAGVSAALPVRAIAQNAYAELEGRPWFFLTDDEARYLAAVTDIFIPEDEFPSASQAGVVDFIDLQLAGPYGRGAGLYMEGPFREGEPTQGYQAEHVPAALIRRGIAETDQADGGLKLVDRDAEGRRAFVGSLSQSEDVFQSAFYEELLKLANWGYFADPIYGGNKDYAGWEMVGFPGAHAYYTSFVDDHNRPFDMPPKGIAHVPGQGPAQFLRTNGREG